A genomic region of Nitrospirota bacterium contains the following coding sequences:
- a CDS encoding glycoside hydrolase family 57 protein produces the protein MADSPLHIAFLWHMHQPYYKDPATGMFRLPWVRLHGVKDYLDMVRDLADFPTLRQTFNVVPSLLDQLKDYLDNGAADRHLELTRRHPVDLTEEERLFVLENFFLANWDTMIKPFPRYYELLVMRGFRVTKGDILRASRYFKEHDIRDLQVLFNLAWIDPSFRDSDPFLSGLVRKERDFTEEEKHLVIEKQFAILKEIIPEYRKMSEAGQIELSVTPFYHPILPLLCDTDSARIAMPQVQLPRRRFAHPEDAREQIRRALAFFESTFGRRPAGMWPSEGSVSEEVLGIMAAEGIRWTATDEEVLARSLERPLRGPQGELLDAPTLYQPHRFGEVALFFRDHRLSDLIGFTYSGWSPEQAAGDFIDKLAQIRNSLAGSGPHIVPIILDGENAWEHYGNDGHDFLRGLYRALSSDRRFKTVTFSEFLAEHGSGRELPKLHAGSWIYANFGVWIGHEEDNLAWDYLAETRDDLEELQKSFPDRDLSEAWEAIYAAEGSDWNWWYGDDHSTETAEEFDELFRSSLIKAYTVMGKEAPPHLHIPILREDRQIEPAVRIRGFIHPKMDGLVTSYFEWHQAARMEVKRSGGSMHRSESFIAALYYGFNKDNLYLRIDPVLPFSEVHEQMTVRLDIVRPHLCRIVFDLHGPQQKALVQEKTGDSWVTREHLTAVAAEDIVEMEIPFSVLTAAENDEIQFAVDILRNGEEVERSPWRGYIAVTVPSPHYESIMWY, from the coding sequence ATGGCAGATAGCCCCCTGCATATCGCCTTCCTCTGGCATATGCACCAGCCGTACTACAAAGACCCCGCAACCGGCATGTTCCGTCTCCCCTGGGTCAGGCTGCATGGCGTCAAGGACTACCTCGACATGGTCAGGGACCTCGCCGACTTTCCGACGCTCCGCCAGACCTTCAACGTGGTCCCTTCGCTGCTCGACCAGTTGAAGGACTACCTCGACAACGGCGCTGCCGACCGCCATCTGGAGCTGACACGGCGGCATCCCGTCGATCTTACCGAGGAGGAACGGCTCTTCGTCCTCGAGAACTTCTTTCTCGCAAACTGGGATACGATGATCAAGCCTTTCCCCCGCTACTACGAGCTGCTCGTCATGCGCGGCTTCCGGGTCACCAAGGGAGACATCCTGCGGGCGTCGCGCTACTTCAAGGAGCATGATATCAGGGACCTCCAGGTGCTCTTCAACCTCGCCTGGATCGATCCCTCCTTCAGAGACAGCGATCCCTTTCTCAGCGGGCTCGTCCGCAAGGAGAGGGACTTCACCGAAGAGGAGAAGCACCTCGTTATCGAAAAGCAGTTTGCAATCCTGAAGGAGATTATTCCCGAATACCGGAAGATGAGCGAGGCGGGGCAGATCGAGCTCTCGGTAACTCCCTTTTACCACCCCATCCTCCCGCTGCTCTGCGACACGGATAGTGCGCGCATCGCCATGCCCCAGGTACAGCTGCCGCGGCGGCGGTTCGCGCATCCCGAGGACGCGCGGGAGCAGATACGGAGGGCGCTCGCCTTCTTCGAGAGCACTTTCGGCCGCAGGCCGGCAGGCATGTGGCCCTCTGAGGGCTCGGTCAGCGAGGAGGTGCTCGGGATCATGGCAGCCGAAGGGATACGCTGGACAGCGACCGACGAAGAGGTGCTCGCCCGCTCGCTGGAACGGCCGCTCAGGGGACCGCAGGGCGAGCTCCTCGATGCCCCGACGCTCTACCAGCCCCACCGCTTCGGCGAGGTCGCCCTTTTTTTCAGGGATCACCGCCTCTCCGACCTGATCGGCTTCACCTACTCCGGATGGAGCCCGGAACAGGCGGCAGGGGATTTCATCGACAAGCTCGCCCAGATCAGGAACAGCCTGGCCGGCAGCGGGCCGCATATCGTCCCGATCATCCTGGACGGAGAGAATGCATGGGAGCACTACGGCAACGACGGCCACGATTTCCTGCGGGGACTCTATCGGGCGCTGAGCAGCGACCGCCGCTTCAAGACCGTCACCTTTTCCGAGTTCCTCGCTGAGCACGGCAGCGGCAGGGAGCTGCCGAAACTGCATGCTGGCTCATGGATATACGCCAACTTCGGCGTCTGGATCGGCCACGAGGAGGACAACCTCGCCTGGGACTACCTTGCAGAGACGAGGGACGACCTCGAAGAGCTCCAGAAGTCCTTTCCCGACCGGGACCTGAGCGAGGCATGGGAGGCAATTTATGCTGCCGAGGGCAGCGACTGGAACTGGTGGTACGGCGACGACCACTCGACCGAGACGGCCGAGGAGTTCGACGAGCTCTTCAGGAGCAGCCTGATCAAGGCATACACCGTCATGGGGAAAGAAGCGCCGCCGCACCTCCACATCCCCATACTGCGCGAGGACCGGCAGATCGAGCCCGCGGTGCGGATACGGGGGTTCATCCATCCGAAGATGGACGGGCTCGTGACGAGCTACTTCGAGTGGCACCAGGCTGCCCGCATGGAGGTGAAGCGGTCGGGCGGCAGCATGCACCGCTCGGAGAGCTTCATTGCGGCACTCTATTACGGCTTCAATAAGGATAACCTTTACCTGCGCATCGATCCGGTACTCCCCTTCAGCGAGGTCCACGAGCAGATGACCGTCCGGCTCGACATCGTCCGCCCGCACCTCTGCCGGATCGTATTCGACCTCCACGGCCCGCAGCAGAAAGCCCTCGTGCAGGAGAAGACCGGCGACAGCTGGGTCACCAGGGAGCACCTCACCGCTGTGGCGGCAGAGGACATCGTCGAGATGGAAATCCCCTTTTCGGTCCTTACGGCAGCGGAGAATGACGAGATACAGTTCGCCGTAGATATCCTGCGCAACGGAGAGGAGGTCGAACGCTCTCCCTGGAGAGGATACATCGCGGTTACGGTCCCCTCCCCGCACTACGAGTCGATCATGTGGTACTAG
- the lpdA gene encoding dihydrolipoyl dehydrogenase, whose product MKLVILGAGPGGYVAALKAAQLGAEVTVIESDEVGGTCLNWGCIPTKALVASAEALHTARRLEDYGIAVAGSIAPDIARIMERKNKIVATQVKGIRSLFKSWGVTLVEGKGVLLTPEKVEVMRRDGSVEIIPADTIIIATGSRPAQLPQFPIDGGHILSSDHAVSLAAIPKSMIIVGAGVIGCEFAFIFRELGAEITMLEAMPRPLPSEDHEIGEMLERELKKKKIALFTGITVTGVRGAHDGIHVALQDGRELVAEKMLVSVGRAFNTENIGLEAVGIKKGPRGEILVNERMETNIGGIYAIGDVTGGMLLAHVASRQGIVAAHNACGKEVSMDYSAVPAGIFTSPEIGSVGLREHQAAEKGMKVAIGRFPYRALGKAHAAGEITGMVKIIADAATDRVLGVHIIGAHAADLVHEGALAVKAGMTARELASMIHAHPTLAEAVMEAAEDLHGGAIHVPKKSKE is encoded by the coding sequence ATGAAGCTGGTCATCCTCGGTGCAGGTCCGGGCGGCTACGTCGCCGCGCTGAAGGCCGCGCAGCTCGGCGCAGAGGTCACGGTGATCGAGAGCGACGAGGTCGGCGGCACCTGCCTGAACTGGGGCTGCATCCCGACCAAGGCGCTCGTCGCATCGGCAGAGGCGCTGCACACGGCGAGACGCCTCGAGGACTACGGCATCGCGGTGGCGGGGTCGATCGCTCCGGATATCGCCAGGATAATGGAGCGGAAGAACAAGATCGTCGCCACGCAGGTGAAAGGTATCCGCTCGCTCTTCAAGAGCTGGGGCGTTACGCTGGTGGAAGGAAAGGGCGTGCTGCTCACGCCGGAAAAGGTCGAAGTGATGAGAAGGGACGGCTCCGTCGAGATCATCCCTGCCGACACGATCATCATCGCCACCGGCTCCCGGCCCGCTCAGCTGCCGCAGTTCCCCATAGACGGAGGGCATATCCTCTCGAGTGACCACGCTGTATCGCTCGCCGCCATCCCGAAGAGCATGATCATTGTCGGCGCCGGCGTCATCGGCTGCGAGTTCGCCTTCATCTTCAGGGAGCTCGGCGCCGAGATCACCATGCTCGAAGCCATGCCGCGCCCCCTTCCCTCCGAAGACCACGAGATAGGGGAGATGCTGGAACGCGAATTGAAGAAGAAAAAGATCGCGCTCTTTACCGGGATTACGGTGACAGGGGTCAGGGGAGCGCACGACGGCATCCATGTCGCTCTCCAAGACGGCAGGGAGCTGGTCGCCGAAAAGATGCTCGTCTCTGTCGGGAGGGCCTTCAACACGGAGAATATAGGACTCGAGGCGGTGGGGATCAAGAAGGGACCGCGGGGCGAAATCCTCGTCAACGAGAGAATGGAGACGAACATCGGCGGCATTTACGCCATAGGCGATGTCACCGGCGGCATGCTCCTCGCCCATGTCGCGTCGCGGCAGGGCATCGTGGCAGCGCACAACGCGTGCGGCAAAGAGGTGAGCATGGACTATTCCGCGGTGCCTGCAGGCATATTCACCTCCCCCGAGATCGGGTCGGTCGGCCTCCGGGAGCATCAGGCAGCGGAGAAAGGCATGAAGGTCGCCATAGGCCGCTTCCCGTACCGGGCGCTCGGCAAGGCGCATGCAGCGGGAGAGATAACCGGGATGGTCAAGATCATCGCCGATGCCGCGACCGACCGGGTCCTCGGCGTCCATATCATCGGCGCCCATGCAGCCGACCTCGTCCATGAAGGAGCGCTGGCAGTCAAGGCGGGGATGACGGCCAGGGAGCTTGCATCGATGATCCATGCCCACCCGACCCTCGCCGAAGCGGTCATGGAAGCGGCCGAGGATCTGCACGGCGGGGCGATCCATGTCCCGAAGAAGAGCAAAGAATAA
- a CDS encoding septum formation initiator family protein, translating to MRKRAKPKNLRQQVSVERRKRNILFFMLTGAGILYLGGALLFGDMGFIKYAELKRTKRALEKEITTLEEENRSLQRHVTALKEDRFYIEKHAREEYGLARPDEYIFQFKQDGR from the coding sequence ATGAGGAAACGGGCCAAGCCGAAAAATCTGAGGCAGCAGGTATCGGTCGAACGGAGGAAGCGGAACATCCTCTTCTTCATGCTCACCGGCGCCGGCATCCTCTATCTCGGCGGGGCGCTCCTCTTCGGCGATATGGGATTCATTAAGTATGCCGAGCTCAAGAGAACAAAGCGCGCGCTCGAAAAAGAGATCACCACGCTCGAGGAAGAAAACAGGAGCCTGCAGCGCCACGTCACCGCGCTGAAAGAGGACCGCTTCTACATCGAGAAGCACGCCCGCGAGGAGTACGGCCTCGCCAGGCCCGACGAGTATATATTCCAGTTCAAGCAAGATGGCAGATAG
- the eno gene encoding phosphopyruvate hydratase: MGDILDIYAAEVIDSRGNPTVEVEVLLDSGALGRAIVPSGASTGAREALELRDGDRKRFHGKGVLAAVRNVREKIAPQLRGMASEEQALIDETMIDLDGTENKSKLGANAILGVSMAVCHASANEMGLPLYRYIGGCNAKELPVPLMNIMNGGAHADNNLDIQEFMIMPAGFPHFASALRAGAEIFQTLKSLLKKKGLNTAVGDEGGFAPTLQTNEEALSIIMQAIKESGYAPGKNVFLALDVASSEFYDKGKYTFEGKKISPADLVGYYEKLVDKYPILSIEDGAAENDWKGWELLTQRLAKRVQLVGDDLFVTNTKILKEGIEKGIANSILIKLNQIGTMTETLDAIEMAKRARYTAVISHRSGETEDTTIADLAVACNAGFIKTGSLSRSERIAKYNRLLRIEEELGASAVFRGREAFYNLA; this comes from the coding sequence ATGGGAGACATTCTGGACATCTATGCAGCCGAAGTCATTGACTCGAGGGGAAACCCGACGGTGGAGGTCGAGGTGCTGCTCGACAGCGGCGCTCTCGGGAGGGCGATCGTCCCCTCCGGCGCCTCGACCGGCGCGCGCGAAGCGCTCGAGCTGCGGGACGGCGACAGGAAGCGGTTCCACGGCAAGGGCGTGCTGGCAGCGGTAAGAAACGTGAGAGAGAAGATCGCCCCGCAGCTCAGGGGCATGGCCTCCGAGGAGCAGGCGCTCATCGACGAGACGATGATAGACCTCGACGGCACGGAGAACAAGAGCAAGCTCGGCGCCAATGCCATTCTCGGCGTCTCGATGGCGGTCTGTCACGCCTCGGCGAACGAGATGGGGCTTCCGCTCTACCGCTACATCGGCGGCTGCAATGCCAAGGAGCTCCCGGTCCCGCTCATGAATATCATGAACGGCGGCGCCCATGCCGACAACAACCTCGATATCCAGGAGTTCATGATCATGCCCGCCGGGTTTCCGCACTTCGCCTCCGCCCTGCGCGCCGGCGCCGAGATCTTCCAGACGCTGAAGTCCCTGCTCAAGAAGAAAGGATTGAACACCGCGGTGGGCGACGAGGGCGGCTTTGCCCCCACTCTCCAGACCAACGAGGAGGCGCTTTCGATCATCATGCAGGCGATCAAGGAGAGCGGCTATGCGCCGGGCAAGAATGTGTTTCTCGCGCTCGATGTCGCCTCTTCGGAATTCTACGATAAAGGGAAATATACCTTCGAGGGGAAGAAGATCAGCCCCGCCGATCTCGTCGGCTATTATGAAAAGCTGGTGGATAAATACCCCATCCTCTCCATCGAAGACGGCGCTGCCGAGAATGACTGGAAGGGTTGGGAGCTGCTGACGCAGCGCCTCGCCAAGCGGGTACAGCTCGTTGGCGACGATCTCTTCGTCACGAACACGAAGATCCTGAAGGAAGGCATCGAGAAGGGCATCGCCAATTCGATCCTCATCAAGCTGAACCAGATCGGTACGATGACCGAGACCCTCGACGCCATAGAAATGGCGAAGCGGGCCAGGTACACCGCGGTGATCTCACACCGGTCGGGCGAGACCGAGGATACGACGATCGCCGATCTCGCCGTCGCCTGCAATGCTGGCTTCATCAAGACCGGCTCCCTTTCCCGAAGCGAGCGCATAGCGAAGTACAACAGGCTGCTGCGCATCGAGGAGGAGCTGGGTGCATCGGCGGTCTTCAGGGGCAGAGAGGCCTTCTACAACCTGGCGTAA